A single genomic interval of Rhodopirellula bahusiensis harbors:
- a CDS encoding GNAT family N-acetyltransferase: MIIPETPEHFDAVRQLTIEVFAASTLGHHGEADLIVALRQRCEHTLSLVAMEDERVVGHILFSQAEIREPDLLATQCPTLGTPIFGMGLAPMSVHPSHQRRGIGSMLVKEGLQRLDELGNRFTIVAGHPEYYPRFGFRPAQEFSVSHGFQGMPQDVFFLRPGPSQDDDVFSGGRAHYHSVFGPQHEA; the protein is encoded by the coding sequence GTGATCATCCCCGAAACGCCCGAGCATTTTGACGCAGTGCGTCAATTGACGATCGAAGTTTTTGCTGCCTCGACGTTGGGACATCATGGTGAAGCTGACCTCATCGTTGCCTTGCGTCAGCGCTGCGAACACACGCTATCATTGGTCGCGATGGAGGATGAACGTGTCGTCGGGCACATTCTGTTTTCGCAAGCTGAAATTCGAGAGCCAGATTTGTTGGCAACGCAATGCCCGACGCTGGGAACTCCCATCTTCGGCATGGGTTTGGCTCCGATGTCGGTGCACCCATCGCACCAACGCCGCGGCATTGGCTCCATGCTGGTCAAGGAAGGACTTCAGCGTCTCGATGAACTTGGCAACCGATTCACGATCGTTGCCGGGCATCCGGAATACTACCCTCGATTCGGTTTTCGCCCCGCTCAAGAATTCTCCGTTTCGCACGGATTTCAAGGAATGCCACAGGATGTGTTCTTCCTCCGCCCGGGGCCGTCCCAAGACGATGATGTATTTTCCGGCGGTCGAGCCCACTACCATTCCGTCTTCGGACCACAACACGAAGCGTAA
- a CDS encoding c-type cytochrome has translation MHSPTFPHWVSFPCRTLLPSLAVCFQLALVIPFAIADDSSSEQSHPFIAGVERFGRYEDVGSEATAKLLVTELSCAACHRSQRNDLKAKQGPRLQAVGTRLRASWIKRFLDSTHQTKPGTTMPDVLVGLERSEKDAAIDALVAFLASRQQPFPELKAGGANPLEDEFWNKGDSQRGEHLYHQVGCVACHEPRVDAEVVSASTSAVDRLIDELDPEELEDMGLAGAARRVASVPHPNLAAKYTRESLTHFLHDPEHVRPSGRMPTLRLTPNEAANITEYLFGESDGPDPVDQFESTRTTPNEELVERGRKLFDSLRCVNCHDAGLSFGESFATDWRRLDVDSPDSCLNVGGESTLEFHLDEFQTKTLSKVISERTFGEEDAARDAGELVEQSLLTLNCYACHEREQLGGVGRFGKPHFEANSLADLGDEGRLPPGLTYVGAKLTNDWMRKVFAGHSSTRLRPHMTIRMPKFPKAMVEPLVDAFEATDEGSRQSESDVFDQHPTLAEAGKQLTQIGCIQCHSFDGQTLPGVVGIDLGGVANRIRPAWFRDFLLDPGGWKRGTRMPSFFPDGVSQSPQVLDGNTEQQIAALWSYFQQSDRLGAPPKIAEALSANYELKPVKQPLMLRTFMNGVGTHAIAVGFQEGIHFAIDAETPRLALAWKEDFVDARSTWFERFTPPIEPLGKDSVIVSPDVEFRMVSGDQEESQQSLRPIFLGYELDDYRIPTFRYRIGGATIHDRCVATVVGTLRRTISIAGDSAPNDGTMQFRLMKDAVIEVMNPKELKGASGLGVAVASGGLQDDSVVRSDGTDEVWVPIVQGQPLEINYRW, from the coding sequence ATGCATTCGCCGACTTTCCCACACTGGGTGAGCTTTCCGTGCAGAACGCTTCTGCCTTCTCTCGCGGTCTGTTTTCAACTGGCCTTGGTGATCCCGTTTGCCATCGCGGATGATTCTTCGAGCGAGCAATCGCATCCGTTCATTGCGGGGGTCGAGAGATTCGGACGCTACGAGGATGTCGGATCGGAAGCGACCGCGAAACTCTTGGTGACTGAGCTGAGTTGTGCCGCCTGTCATCGCTCGCAACGCAATGACCTGAAGGCGAAGCAAGGCCCTCGTTTGCAAGCGGTTGGAACTCGATTGCGAGCGAGCTGGATCAAGCGATTCTTGGATTCGACACATCAAACCAAACCCGGCACGACGATGCCGGACGTGTTGGTGGGTCTTGAAAGGAGCGAAAAGGATGCGGCAATCGATGCGCTCGTCGCATTCCTAGCTTCGCGTCAGCAGCCCTTTCCTGAATTGAAGGCGGGCGGAGCCAATCCCCTCGAGGACGAGTTCTGGAATAAAGGCGACTCCCAACGCGGTGAGCACTTGTATCACCAAGTTGGTTGCGTTGCTTGCCATGAACCCCGTGTCGATGCGGAAGTCGTTTCGGCGTCGACATCGGCGGTGGATCGCTTGATTGACGAACTCGACCCGGAAGAGTTGGAGGACATGGGGTTGGCGGGGGCTGCACGCAGAGTTGCGTCGGTGCCCCATCCCAATTTGGCAGCGAAGTACACTCGCGAATCATTGACGCATTTTTTGCACGATCCGGAACACGTTCGACCGTCCGGGCGAATGCCAACATTGAGGCTGACTCCCAACGAAGCCGCTAATATCACGGAGTACTTGTTTGGCGAATCAGATGGTCCTGACCCGGTGGACCAATTCGAATCGACACGCACAACCCCGAATGAAGAACTGGTCGAACGCGGAAGGAAGTTGTTTGACAGCTTGCGATGTGTGAACTGCCACGATGCGGGATTGTCCTTTGGCGAATCATTCGCAACGGATTGGAGGCGGTTGGATGTTGATTCGCCAGATTCATGCTTGAATGTTGGCGGTGAATCGACCTTGGAGTTTCATTTGGATGAGTTCCAAACCAAAACGCTCTCAAAAGTGATCAGTGAAAGGACGTTTGGAGAAGAGGACGCGGCTAGAGATGCGGGCGAGTTGGTCGAACAAAGTTTGCTGACGTTGAACTGCTACGCATGTCATGAGAGAGAACAACTTGGTGGAGTTGGCCGGTTCGGAAAGCCGCATTTCGAAGCCAACTCGCTCGCGGATTTGGGAGATGAAGGACGCTTGCCTCCTGGACTGACCTATGTTGGTGCCAAGCTGACCAACGACTGGATGCGTAAGGTGTTTGCGGGGCATTCGTCGACGCGCTTGCGGCCTCACATGACCATTCGTATGCCCAAGTTTCCGAAGGCAATGGTGGAACCTTTGGTTGATGCGTTCGAAGCGACGGATGAGGGCTCGCGGCAGTCGGAATCGGATGTGTTTGATCAGCACCCGACACTCGCGGAAGCCGGAAAACAGCTGACGCAGATCGGTTGCATTCAGTGCCATTCGTTTGACGGACAAACTTTGCCCGGCGTTGTGGGAATTGATTTGGGAGGAGTTGCCAACCGCATCCGCCCGGCATGGTTTCGCGACTTCCTTTTGGATCCCGGAGGGTGGAAGCGTGGAACCCGGATGCCTTCTTTCTTCCCGGATGGAGTCAGCCAATCGCCACAGGTACTGGATGGAAACACCGAGCAACAAATCGCAGCTTTGTGGTCGTACTTCCAACAATCCGATCGCTTGGGCGCGCCGCCCAAGATCGCCGAAGCGTTGTCAGCAAACTATGAGCTGAAACCCGTGAAGCAGCCATTGATGCTGAGAACGTTCATGAACGGTGTTGGCACGCATGCGATCGCGGTTGGGTTCCAAGAAGGAATTCACTTCGCGATCGACGCTGAAACGCCTCGACTCGCACTGGCATGGAAAGAAGATTTTGTTGACGCAAGAAGCACCTGGTTCGAACGGTTCACTCCACCCATTGAACCGCTTGGAAAGGATTCGGTGATTGTTTCTCCGGATGTCGAATTTCGGATGGTTTCCGGGGACCAGGAAGAGTCTCAGCAATCCTTGCGTCCAATTTTTCTTGGCTATGAACTCGACGACTACCGCATTCCGACGTTTCGGTATCGGATCGGTGGGGCAACCATTCATGACCGATGCGTGGCAACGGTCGTTGGCACACTGCGACGAACGATCAGCATTGCTGGCGATTCTGCGCCGAATGATGGGACCATGCAGTTTCGTTTGATGAAGGATGCCGTGATCGAAGTGATGAACCCCAAAGAGCTGAAGGGAGCATCAGGGTTGGGTGTGGCTGTCGCAAGCGGTGGTTTGCAAGACGATAGCGTTGTCCGCTCGGATGGCACTGACGAGGTGTGGGTTCCGATCGTTCAAGGCCAACCTCTGGAGATCAACTACCGATGGTAA
- a CDS encoding DUF7133 domain-containing protein — translation MVTHKLLQVVCLSIVIAASGSFWTSASAEDENDYYRIVSIATPESQSESRDPNWKPSDDGIALEVSGIAVLSPSRVAVAIRKGEVWLLDDVDRVTGEGETANSVSYHRFANALHEPLGLLQQDESLITVQRTEMTRMRDTNGDEVADVYETVASGWGVSGHYHEYAYGPKADGDGNLWMTLNIGMGLKGEQLTKIIPDAPFGYLQAAWRGWGMKLDADGNLSPVCAGMRSPSGLGANAEGDMFYTDQQGNWVATNSLNHMRPGAFFHHAESLASMNLPESTIHGVEEIPNGVAFPEAVKRFPQMQPPAVWFPYKKAGQSATDIMLEKSDGGFGPFAGQLFVGEFTQAAINRVFLEKVNGEYQGACFPFRRGFASAVLRMAQAEDGSVYVGLTNRGWSSLGTSPYGLQRLMWTGKTPFEIQQMRSKPDGFELVFTRPVDIKSAGDVRSYQMSSHTYLYQSSYGSDEVLGRELTIEEAIVSEDGLRVRLKVDGLRELFVHELNAHGIRDAAGNSLLHRKAFYTLNRIPR, via the coding sequence ATGGTAACTCACAAACTTCTTCAAGTTGTATGTCTTTCGATTGTGATCGCTGCGAGTGGATCGTTTTGGACATCCGCTTCTGCGGAGGACGAGAACGACTACTACCGAATTGTTTCCATCGCGACTCCGGAATCGCAATCCGAGTCTCGCGATCCAAACTGGAAGCCTTCTGATGACGGTATCGCTTTGGAAGTCAGCGGAATCGCGGTCCTCAGTCCATCCCGCGTGGCGGTCGCGATTCGGAAGGGCGAGGTCTGGTTGTTAGATGATGTGGACCGAGTGACCGGCGAAGGCGAGACCGCCAATTCGGTCTCGTATCATCGGTTCGCAAACGCCTTGCACGAACCACTTGGGTTGCTGCAACAGGACGAGTCATTGATCACCGTGCAGCGGACCGAGATGACGCGAATGCGGGACACGAACGGCGATGAAGTTGCTGATGTGTACGAAACGGTGGCGTCAGGTTGGGGCGTTTCAGGGCACTACCACGAATACGCGTATGGACCCAAGGCGGATGGCGACGGCAACCTTTGGATGACGTTGAACATCGGGATGGGCTTGAAAGGCGAACAGCTCACAAAGATCATTCCCGACGCACCGTTTGGATACCTCCAAGCGGCCTGGCGAGGCTGGGGCATGAAGCTGGACGCCGACGGGAATCTGAGCCCCGTTTGTGCCGGCATGCGATCGCCATCGGGGCTGGGAGCCAACGCGGAAGGTGACATGTTCTACACGGACCAACAGGGAAATTGGGTTGCGACCAACTCTCTGAATCACATGCGACCGGGGGCGTTCTTTCATCACGCAGAATCGCTCGCGTCGATGAATCTGCCAGAGTCAACAATTCACGGTGTGGAAGAGATCCCCAATGGCGTTGCGTTTCCCGAGGCGGTCAAGCGATTTCCGCAAATGCAGCCGCCCGCGGTTTGGTTCCCTTACAAGAAAGCGGGGCAATCCGCGACAGACATCATGTTGGAAAAAAGCGATGGCGGGTTCGGTCCATTCGCTGGACAGTTGTTCGTTGGTGAATTCACACAGGCGGCGATAAACCGTGTCTTCCTTGAAAAGGTGAATGGCGAATACCAAGGTGCCTGCTTCCCGTTCCGTCGCGGATTCGCATCGGCGGTGTTGCGAATGGCTCAGGCGGAAGACGGAAGCGTCTATGTGGGGCTGACCAATCGCGGTTGGAGCAGCCTGGGAACGTCGCCTTATGGTTTGCAACGTCTGATGTGGACTGGCAAAACCCCGTTTGAAATTCAACAGATGCGGTCCAAGCCCGACGGATTCGAATTGGTGTTCACGCGACCGGTGGACATAAAGTCCGCCGGAGATGTTCGGTCTTACCAGATGTCCAGCCACACGTATCTCTATCAAAGCAGCTACGGCAGCGACGAAGTGTTGGGACGTGAGCTGACCATTGAGGAAGCAATCGTTTCGGAGGACGGATTGCGAGTCCGATTGAAGGTTGATGGGTTGAGGGAGCTGTTCGTTCACGAGTTGAACGCCCACGGAATTCGGGATGCAGCCGGGAATTCGCTTCTGCATCGCAAAGCTTTTTACACGCTCAATCGCATCCCGCGTTGA